Proteins encoded by one window of Halictus rubicundus isolate RS-2024b chromosome 18, iyHalRubi1_principal, whole genome shotgun sequence:
- the LOC143362762 gene encoding uncharacterized protein LOC143362762 — MSCCTSAPIVTQTCETLLSKCEIPIIDLAHMGTERCPQKGVVKQVATKLVRALSEKGLALLVNHGIPECKMKAAYRALDAFCELPEDTRANYERNSPSNHGYIKPGPSTYTDEKEARHAFNVTGSGGPLPDGEVSNFKVAVDDLTRDFKQLSAMLLTALAVGLEQSPDFLSSKHSRMLESGNESMLRLLYYPPLGAPAPGLARCGAHCDYGTLTLIAQDCEGGLEIQTPHGERWARVGHLPGAILVNTGDILANWTNNQLPALRHRVVVPEHCGRGRHSIAFFVHPDDNTPIEPLDTKITIPNQEPAPCRLQKKKRGVLTAYHHLQRRLRETYAS; from the exons GCACTGAGAGATGTCCTCAGAAGGGTGTCGTGAAACAAGTGGCTACGAAGCTGGTAAGGGCGCTGTCCGAGAAAGGACTGGCCTTGCTCGTCAACCACGGCATTCCGGAATGCAAG ATGAAGGCCGCTTACAGAGCCCTCGACGCGTTCTGCGAACTACCGGAGGACACGCGAGCGAATTACGAGCGAAATTCGCCCAGCAATCATGGTTACATCAAGCCTGGACCATCCAC ATACACCGACGAGAAAGAAGCCCGACATGCTTTCAACGTGACCGGAAGCGGAGGACCTCTACCGGATGGAGAAGTGTCCAACTTCAAAGTGGCAGTCGACGATCTCACGCGAGATTTCAAGCAACTGTCCGCCATGCTTTTAACT GCTCTGGCCGTGGGCCTAGAGCAATCACCTGACTTCCTGAGCTCGAAGCATTCGCGAATGCTGGAGTCCGGCAACGAATCCATGCTTCGTCTACTTTACTATCCACCACTTGGTGCACCAGCGCCAGGACTGGCTCGTTGCGGCGCCCATTGCGACTACGGAACTCTCACCTTAATAGCTCAG GACTGCGAGGGTGGTCTGGAAATACAAACTCCGCACGGGGAACGGTGGGCACGCGTTGGACATCTTCCGGGCGCCATTTTGGTGAACACTGGCGACATCCTGGCAAACTGGACCAACAATCAACTTCCAGCGCTGAGACATCGCGTCGTTGTGCCCGAACATTGTGGGCGAGGTCGTCATTCCATTGCTTTCTTCGTGCACCCGGACGACAATACACCCATCGAGCCTTTAGACACCAAAATCACGATACCTAATCAAGAACCAGCGCCGTGTCGTTTGCAGAAGAAAAAACGCGGCGTACTGACAGCGTATCACCATCTGCAACGTCGACTTCGAGAAACTTATGCCTCTTAA